Proteins encoded together in one Camelina sativa cultivar DH55 chromosome 9, Cs, whole genome shotgun sequence window:
- the LOC104714346 gene encoding gibberellin 3-beta-dioxygenase 2-like has translation MSSTLSDVFRLHPIHIPLPSLPNLKSLPDSYTWTAKDDLLFSASASSDSHESLPLIDLSDPHATTLVGNACTTWGAFQLTNHGVPSRLLDDIELLTGSLFRLPFHRKIKAARSENGVSGYGVARIASFFSKKMWSEGFTVVGSPLHDFRKLWPSHHLEYCEIIEEYERHMQKLAAKLMWLALGSLGVEENDINWAGPNSDFQGTQAAIQLNHYPICPEPDRSMGLAAHTDSTLLTILYQNNTAGLQVFRDGMGWFTVPTVPDSLVVNVGDLLHILTNGIFPSVLHRARVNHIRSRFSMAYLWGPPSDLMISPLSRLVDPLQSPLYPSLTWKQYLATKATHFNQSLSIIRNYMSSVQIS, from the exons ATGAGTTCAACGTTGAGTGATGTGTTTAGATTGCATCCCATTCACATTCCACTCCCAAGCTTACCCAACCTCAAATCTCTCCCTGATTCTTACACGTGGACCGCCAAAGATGATCTCCTCTTCTCCGCCTCCGCCTCCTCCGACTCCCACGAATCCCTGCCGCTCATTGACCTCTCCGATCCCCACGCGACCACTCTTGTGGGAAATGCTTGTACCACGTGGGGCGCGTTTCAGCTCACCAACCACGGAGTGCCCTCGCGACTTCTCGACGACATTGAGCTGCTAACCGGAAGTCTTTTCCGGCTTCCCTTTCACCGGAAGATCAAGGCGGCTCGGTCGGAGAATGGCGTCTCCGGCTACGGCGTTGCTCGTATAGCTTCTTTCTTTAGTAAGAAAATGTGGTCCGAAGGTTTCACCGTTGTTGGCTCTCCTCTCCACGATTTCCGAAAACTCTGGCCAAGCCATCACCTCGAATACTG TGAAATAATTGAAGAGTACGAAAGACATATGCAAAAGTTGGCAGCCAAGTTGATGTGGTTGGCCTTAGGTTCACTAGGAGTGGAAGAAAATGACATAAATTGGGCCGGGCCTAATTCAGACTTTCAAGGAACCCAAGCAGCTATCCAACTAAACCATTATCCAATATGCCCAGAACCAGACCGATCGATGGGCCTCGCAGCCCATACCGACTCAACCCTCTTGACCATTTTGTACCAGAACAACACCGCCGGTCTTCAAGTTTTCCGGGATGGCATGGGCTGGTTCACCGTGCCAACTGTCCCCGACTCGCTAGTGGTCAATGTCGGTGACTTGCTCCACATTCTGACCAATGGAATCTTCCCGAGCGTGCTTCACCGTGCCAGGGTTAACCACATCCGATCTCGCTTCTCCATGGCTTACCTTTGGGGTCCACCCTCCGATCTAATGATCTCTCCACTTTCCAGGCTCGTTGATCCTCTCCAATCTCCTCTCTACCCGTCTCTCACTTGGAAACAGTACCTTGCTACCAAAGCTACTCATTTTAATCAGTCTCTTTCCATTATTAGAAACTACATGTCTTCAGTCcaaatttcttga